GGCTTCCAGATTCTTTGCTTGGATCGGCCTGGCCGGTGATGTGGCCTGACATGGGGGCTTCACTCGGCTCCGCCGGCATCTTGTCCATGGTTGTAGCCGGAGGGACGATCATATCCAGTCTGGCTAGCGGAAACTTGATTCAACGATTGGGGACAGGCAAAGTGACCCTGATCAGCTGTTTGCTGACTGCCGGAGCGTTGCTTGGATTCTCTATGGCACCCTTCATGTTTTGGCTTGTCATTTTGGCTATTCCTCTTGGCCTTGGCGCAGGTGCCGTAGATGCGGCTCTGAATCATTATGTAGCCGAAAACTACAAGGCTCATCATATGAACTGGCTGCACTGTTTCTGGGGCTTAGGAGCAACTATGGGTCCGATTATTATGTCCTACTATATTGCTGATCATAACTCCTGGAGAGGGGGGTATACAGCAGTAGCCATGATCCAGTTCGCCCTCGTCCTCATTTTGTTTGTTACGCTCCCCCTATGGAAACGTATCGGGGCGTGTCATGAACCTGTGTCTGCACAAAATGACGTACAGCATGATCAGGCTGAATCCGTACTATTACAGACAGAGGGAAATGTCAAAACCAATGTACTCCATATCAAAGGCGTCAAGCCTTCCCTTATCGCCTTTTTGTTCTATTGCGGGGTTGAAAGTACGGTGGGACTGTGGGGAGCCAGTTATTTGGTTGGTGCGAGGCATATCACAGCAGAGACGGCTGCGGGATGGATCTCTTTATACTATGGTGGTATTACGATTGGAAGGATGATTACAGGCTTTATTACGCTGAAAGTCCATAATCGTGTGTTAATCCGGTGCGGTCAGCTTGTTGCCATTGCAGGCGGGGGCATTCTTTTGCTTCCGCTGCCTGGCGCTCTTTCCCTGGTTGGATTCATTTTGATTGGACTTGGGCTTGCCCCTATCTATCCCGGGCTTCTTCATGAAACGCCAACCCGGTTTGGAAGGGAAAATTCGGCAAGGCTGATGGGATATCAGATGGCTGTCGCTTATACGGGAACGACGTTTCTCCCTCCGCTTTTTGGCATAATCGCTACACAGACGAGCATCAACTTATTCCCGTTTGTTGTGCTTGTTTTCCTTATTTTTATGCTGATGAGTGCAGAGGGGGTAAACCGCATTTTAAACCAACGAGAGAAAGTGAGGAATTAGGATGTTAGCGTACGTGTTATTATGTGCTGTCATATGGATTGGGACCTATCTATGTATGGTGATGTCTGGAGAGTCGATTGAAGTGAAACCGATTCGTTCGATTGACGATCTGTTTGAATAGAACACAACGTCAAAAAATAAATCTTGACATGTAATGCATTACAACGTTTACGATTGCAATGTAGCAAACAGCTTTCCCTAGGGCGGTCCCAATGCTACTAGTCTGGGAAGGGGTATAAATGCCGGGTTTACATCTTTCTTGACAAAGAAAAGTCACATCTTTGGTGTGAATACTTTGTAAAATGACATTATAAAGTTAGTGTATTTACTTTTGAACGCTTATTTAGGAGGTCGAATACATGATGTCAATCATCGTTCAAGCCGTTTTAGGTGTGTTTATACTGATTGGCGCATATTTTGCTGTTAGAGGTGTGACTGAATCTCCCCAAACATATATTTACGCCCAACGTTCACACGAGAGAATTATCCGTGGACTACATGGGAATGGGCATGGGAATGAAGGTGAAGGTGAAGGTGATACTTGATAAGGAAATCGCATTAGAACAGACAGATTATTAGAATACTAGGAGGACTTATATGCTTAAACTCGTCGTGACCGATCTGGATGGAACCTTTTTGAATAACAAAGGGTTATTTGATATTGATTTATTTAACCAGGTATATGACGAAATGCAAAAAAAAGATGTTGCTTTTGTTGCTTGTACCGGGAAGCAGTGCGAGAGAGTAGAGAAATTGTTCGGGGAGCATGGCAAAGGCGTCTGGATACTGGGGGATAGCGCAACAAGGATCAAGAAAGACGGGGAAGTTGTCAAGGAGTTTACGATTGAACATGATCTGGCTCAGCAAGCCATTGATGAGATTCAACGTTTTGATCCGGAAGTTACGATTATTGCATGTATCCGTGATACGGCTTATGTGCTTTCTACAATAAAAGATGAATTGTTCAATGTGGTTAAAGGCTCTTACGAAAAAGTGGTTAAAATCAATTCATTTAAACAAATTGACAGTGATTTTAATAAAATTACTGTTTTCGATATCAAAAGCCGAAGCTCTGCATTGAGAAAACATGTGGAAAATACGTTGCTGGGACAAATCTACATTGTCGATTCTGAACCCAAATGGGTGGATATTACCGCTCTTCACACACATAAAGGGGAAACAGTCAAAAAACTGCAGAATATGCTTGGCGTGACGTTTGAGGAAACCATGTCCTTTGGAGACGGTGAAAATGATGTGGAACTGATGAGTATTGCGAAGTACAGCTTTGCAGTTAGCAATGCTTGTGAGAATACTAAAAAGGCGGCCAGTTTTATTACAAAATCCAATGAAGAGAACGGGGTGTTATTAACTATTCAGAAGCTGCTGGATCTGCAGTAGGCAGAAAGCGAAGCAATTCCCATAGCCCTTTCTTACTACGGATTGTGTGCATTCAAAAGCGCTATGACCTGATCATCAGGTTCATGGCGCTTTTGACTTCATCTAATACAATCCTATAAATTACCTGAATACAGAACTAGTGTTTGGTCTTATAATAAATCAGGAATGTATGTTCGTATGTAATCGGTTTTTTGGAGGTGCAGTCATGACTAAAACAATTGAGCGGACCATTCTTTTGGCGGATTGCCAGTCCTTTTATGCCAGTGTAGAAAAAGCTTCCCACTCGGAGTATAAAAATAAGCCGCTTGCGGTAGCGGGTGACCCTGCACGCAGGTCCGGGATTATTCTGGCCGCATGTCCTATAGCAAAAAGTTTCGGGGTGTCTACAGCAGAACGGCTCGGTGAAGCTCTCAAGAAGTGTCCTGAGCTTGTGATTGTCCGGCCCCGTATGAAATATTATATCGATGTTTCCCTGGCAATTACAGATATATACAAAGAATACACCGACCTAGTGGAAGTTTTTAGTATAGATGAACAGTTTTTAGATGTTTCTGAAAGTTTAAAAATGTTTGGTGACCCTTTAGATATTGCAAAGGAAATTCAAGAAAAGGTTCTTTTGCAGACCGGAGTCTGGGTTAGGATTGGAATTAGTTCAAACAAAATTCTTGCTAAAATCGCAACCGATATATGGGCCAAAAAGAACAAGAATGGCATTTTTACACTTCTCAAGACAGATGTCGAGCAGTTGCTATGGTCGCAGCCGGTGAATAAAATGTTCGGCGTGGGCTCGCGCATGACGACCCATTTCGCGCGGCTCGGGATGACCACTATAGGGGATATCGCCAGAACACCGCTGCCGGAGCTGAAGCGCAAATTCCGTGCCCATTTCGGCAAGCAATCGGACATTCAGGCTGAGGTGATGTGGAGAACCGCTAACGGCCTGGACGACAGCCCTGTCGCTCCATATACGTTCAGCACCCCTCAGAAGTCAATCGGCCATATGATGACCTTGCCTAAAGATTATGTAGAGCCTCACGAGATCGAGACCATTCTGCTGGAGCTCACCGAAGAAGTGTGCCGGGACAGCCGACGCAAAGGGCATATGGGGTCTGTCGTTACCGTCGGCTGTATGTGCAGCCCGTATGAGGCGCCGACCGGATTCTCACGCCAAATGAAGCTGCCCGATCCGACCAACAATACGAATAAAGTCTACAAAGCTGTGAAGGAGATCTTCTATAAATTCTGGAACCATATGCCAGTGAGACGCTTGGGCGTGAGCCTGAGCGGTTTGACGAACGCGGAGACGTATCAGCTTTCCTTTTTTGAAGATCAGGAGCGAGCACGTTCTTTAGAGAAAGCCACGGACAGCATCAAGGATCGTTATGGCAACGCGGCGATCGTAAGAGCCTCCTCCTTAATGCAGGCCGGTCAGGCTCTGGAAAGATCCTTGAAAATCGGGGGGCATTATAAGTAAGACAAATAAAGAGCACAAAAAGCCGCGCAACCATCGGCGGCTTTTTGTTTTAAGGAATTAAGCTCTTGTCACAAGTCTTCACTTGGATGCATGCTTTTTCATGGTATCCATGAATCGTTGCATCTGCGGAGTGATCCATTTGTTTTTATGATACGCAAGTTGGCTCCACATTTGAATGCTGACGCAATCGGTATTGATGATTGATAATTTCCCTGCATCCACAAGCTCGCGTACTACGAAAAAAGGGAGAAATGATATCCCTACATTGTTCAGAAGAAACTTGAGAATAATATCCGTATTTCCAATTTCCAAAACGGGATGAAGTTCATATCCCTGGGCTGCCAGGATTTGCTCTAAATCATAACGATAGCTATATCCCTTTTCTGTTAGTACTAATGATTCTTTAAGAATAGTTTCCACCCGTACATTCTTTTCTTGTGTTAATGGATGTTCACTAGAGGCAACAAAGACCATAGGTTCCGGTCGTTCGATAATCTTTACCCATTCAGGACGGTAGATTTTTTGATCTAAAAAGTAGATCATGTCAATTTCATTACGCTGTACCATATCATACATATCCGTGTTGAGACCGGTTTTGATCCTGGTTTCAACTAGAGGGCACAACTTCTGAAATTCCATTAATATAGAAGGTAAAACGCTACTGGACAGCGATTCGATTACCCCAATCTGTAAATATTCATGTCGGGTGGATCGATGTCGAATTTGACCGCTTTAGCGGCTGCACGCAATGCAAGGTTATCCGAGCAGGAATATGCCATTGGAATTGCTTACGTTTCAGAGCAAACTCATTCATCGGTCTCCAAAGGGTTACGCATCCTTGGATTACGTGGTGATCAAATCAGAAAGATTCCGAGTGATAAAGGTTTTCTTAGAAAAAGCAATAATGGATGATCGGGCGGTTGGAATGAAACCTTTTGTGATCATTGCCAAGCAGGCACAACCAATACGGGAAGCATTGACCCGTTAAACGAAATTGCTGATCTATGTGAAAAACATAATATTTGGCTACACGTGGATGGAGCTTACGGTGCATCGATTTTGGTTTCTTCGAAATATAAGCCCCTTTTGAACGGGATATCACGTTCAGATAGCATTAGTTGGGATGCACATAAATGGTTAATGCAGACGTATTGCTGCAGCGTAATTTTAGTCAAAGAAAAGCAGCACCTCAGAAACTGCTTCAGCACACATCCTGAATATTTGAAAGATGCCGAGACGGGTGAAGAACAGATTAATTATTGGGATATGGGCCCTGAATTAACGCGCCCTGCTCGAAGTTTGAAACTATGGATGACACTGCAAGCATTAGGGACTAATGCTGTCGGTGAAGCCATAGAGCATGGAGTTCAACTCGCAGAATGGGCTGAAGATGAAATTAAAAATTATAATCATTGGGAAATTGTATCCCCGGCACAGTTAGCGATTGTTAATTTTCGATATGCTCCAACTGGATTATCCAACCAAGAATTAGATTCACTCAACAAGAGGATCTCCCAAGAAATGGTGAAAAACGGATATGCCTCTGTGCTTACGACGCAGCTCAATGGAAAAACGGTTCTCAGAATCTGTGCAATCCATCCAGATACTACCGAAGATGAGATGAGGAATACAATTCAGCTTCTATCGAATATAGGACGGAGCATCGAATGAGAGAAATAGTTTTCTACGATGGAAAAGTCAAACTCATTTTAACTGGTAAGTAAGACATTCATGAAGGGGAGGGGACAAAATTAAATGTGCTCTATGCATGGCTTCGCAGAATGGCGGAACGCCGTAAATAATCCTCTGTATAAAATCGGATATTTCAACCATAATAAGACAGCCTGTTTATTCCAAACGTGCAGAGGAGCAGATGAATGTGAAAAACAAATGGTTGCTGGCGTTGCCGTTAACCTTGGCGTTCGTTTTTAGCATGACTCCGGTAGTTGTATCCGCGCAAGCGAAGGTAGGCGAGGAGAAGGATTCTGCTTGCATAAGTCCCAAAATGGTGCAACTAAAAGGCGATATGCAGAAGGTATGGATCGACCATACGATATGGACGAGAAGCTATATTGTCAGCGCCATATCTGATCGTCCAGATCAGAAGGATGTATTGGATCGGCTTTTACGGAACCAGCAGGACATAGGCAATGTGATCAAGCCTTATTATGGGGAAGCCGTCGGTAATAAGCTGGCTGATCTTCTGAGAGAGCATATTCTGATCGCAGTTAAAATTGTAGCGGCTGCCAAAGCGGGCAATCAGGCGGATGTAAAAAAGTTAGAGGCGGATTGGCATACAAACGCTGACGATATCGCCAAATTTTTAAGCACAGCGAATCCGAACTGGCAGTTTAAAGTGCTACAAGATATGCTGTATACGCATCTTCAGTTGATTACGGAAATAGTCCTTAACTGTATCAAAGGAGATTGGAAAGCGGATATTGCAGCAACCGACAAAAACGAGATTCATATGATTCATTTTGCGGACATCCTGACAGAAGGTATTGTCAAACAGTTTCCTGGAAAATTTTAAGCGGGCGCTATAGACGCTGCAAAGCAGATTAGCTTTTTATAATCACCCCAAAGGGTGGCTATGGAAAGCTTTTTTTATGGATGCAGTCGGATGTTGAACCGAAATGTATCCTCCCGCAAGCTCAATTTCATTGAAATCAACTGCACCTAACGAGGTTACCATACTAAAGAGTTTGGGATATTCTGACCCAGGCTCCGGTCTGCTATCTAATGGGTTGGGTACTACGTCCATAATGGATTTTAGTTATTTTAATGAAATGTCGATATAATGCTGCATACTCGGGCGTACAATGATAAGGTCAGGACATTTTTTACTGCTTCTGCTCCTTCACTAATTACAACCTTCTTTCCAGATATGTGTCCATTACTTTTCCAAAATATTCTTGAATGTAAACTCATATAGTAGTATTATATACAGAACAAGTGTTCTTAATGCAAATGTATTTTTTGGAACGTTGCAGTTTACGGGAAACCTAACATGGCGTATCATATTATGTTGAACGTAAATAGATGGAAAATGAATGAACATCGAGGGGAGAAAATCATTTTTATGGACCCAAAACGTCGACCATCATCTCAAAAACGCAGCAGGTGGCGTATTTTCGGTAAAGTTTTACTGATTAATATCAAGTGGTTCTCGCTGGCAGGCTTGTTGGGAGTGCTATTTGCCGGAGGGCTTATATCTGGCTATGTGGCAGCGCTCGTTCATGATGAACCTGTACGATCACGTCAGTTGATATATGAGAAGGTAGATGAAAATGCTCTGACCAGCTTTGTATATTTTAATGATCAGGTAACTCCGGTTGGACGAATGCGCATGGAGGAGGATCGACAGCTCGTTGACCTGAAGGATGTTCCTCAGTCCATTATAGATGCTCTTATTTCAACGGAAGACAGTCAGTTTTATGAGCATCGTGGCGTTGATTTAAAAGGAACGGCTCGGGCTGTCAAACAGAAGCTTCTGAATGAGAACCGCCAAACGGGTGGTAGCACACTGACGCAGCAGGTAGCGCGACGGGTTTTCCTCAGTCTCGACAAGACGGACAGCCGTAAGGTGAAGGAAATGCTGCTTGCACTGCGTATGGAGCGTTTCATGAGCAAGGATAAAATTTTAACAGCCTACTTAAATAAAATGCCTTTTGGCAACGGTTCAGCTGGTTATAATTTGTATGGAATTAAGTCTGCTTCATTAGGAATTTTTAATGTAAGTGATCTACATAAGCTTCATATTGCTCAAGCGGCTTATTTGGCAGGTCTGCCGCAATTGCCGTCTGTTTATTCTGCTTTTGATGGTAAAGGGAAGTTCGATGAAGAAGGCTTCGACAAAGCAATGGAGCGCCAACGTGTCGTGCTGGCAAGAATGCTGGCAACAGGTAAACTCACACCAACAGAATATTATGAAGCGCTCCAATTTGATGTTAAGGCCACGCTTGCGCCACATCGTGAAAAAAGCTATAATACATTCCCTTATTTGATGCTGGAGACAGAGCGTGAGGCCGCTCAGTTATTAGCGCTTCAGGAAAATCCAAATCTTACGGCAGCCGAGATTTCTAAGCCCGAGCATGCTGAGCTTCTTCAAAATACACGAGAAGAGCTGCAGCGGTCTGGCTACCGAATTTATACAACGATAAATAAGAAAATTTATAATGATATGCGGCAGATTGCAGCCAATCCGCAAAACTTTTCTCCATACAGCAAGCAGAAGGGATTAGAGCAGATTGCAGCCATCATGATTGATCATAAAACGGGAGCAATACTCGGTATGATCGAGGGCAGGGATTTTAATACCGAGCAAATGAACTATGCAACGCAAATGACACGTCAGCCCGGTTCTGCCATGAAGCCAATTGCTGCTTATTTGCCCGCTTTGGAAAAGGGTTATACTCAGCCTGCTGGTCTTATTGATGATTCGCAAATTATATTGAAAGACGGACGTAAAGGCTATCATATTCCTAAAAATTATAATAGAAGATACGAAGGGCTTATGACGGCCCGTGAAGCGCTCAATCGGTCAATCAACATTCCTGCTCTGAGGCTGTTTTTATATGAAGTTAAAATTCATAATGCTTGGAATTTTGTTCGTTCTCTTGGAATTACGACGATACAGCCGCAGGATGAATATGCCCAGACAGGTGTACTGGGCGGACTAAGTAAAGGCGTATCCGTTGAGGAGCTGACTGCAGCATATGGAACGATTCCTAATATGGGGGTATACAATGCACCTCATCTGATCAGCAAAATTACGGATGCCAATGGCAAGATTGTATATGAATATAAACCACAGTCGAAGCGGGTATATTCGCAGCAAACCGCATTTTTGATGACGGATATGCTCAGAACTGTTATATCTGACCCGAGGGGAACCGGGAAACGACTGCAAAAGGCTTTTAGAAGCTACGGCACCATTGATATTGCCGGTAAAACCGGTACGACACAAAACTTTGGTGATGTGTGGTTCATGGGCTACACCCCTGACGTTACGCTTGGCGTCTGGGCTGGTTATCGTCAACAGGTGAATACACTATCACAAGCAGGGCATACCAGAGCACAGTCGGTGTGGGCGCTAATCATGAATGAGGCGATCAAGGCTCAGCCCCAGCTTTTCAAGAATAAGCATTTTATACAGCCAGAAGGTGTTGTGAAAGTTACGGTGTCTAGTCTTACAGGTAAACTTCCGGGGCATTATTCCCGCCAATCTGGTCAGCTCGTGACCGACTGGTTTAACCAAAAATATGTGCCGACCGAAGTCGGGAGGGAACAGCTTCCCCGTTCTTCCAAACCATCGGTATCGACCAAAACAGATATAAAGGAGGCAGAGATTCCAGAGAAAGAAGTGCCTGCAACAGACCAAGAGAAAGTTCCATCAGAAGAGATGACTCCTCCTGTTCCTGACACAGACACTGGGATAAGTATGCCTGATGAGAACATTGATTTGCCATCAGTAGATACTTCGCAGCCTGCTGCCCAAAATGAGCAGGAGACTCCTTCTAATGCAGAGAGCCAGGACGAGACTCCAAAAACGCAGCCTGATGAGGTTATTTATCCTGAAACAACGCCTGATCAACCCAAAAACTAACAACGTAGGATGATCTAGTTTAAAATGCCGTTCCCGACAATGTCGACAGTGACCTGCGTATGAAAACGGACATTAGGGTACTCTTTATTCCAATCCACACTTTTCCATACGGCTGGATGGTGGGCAATCAACTGTCTGCCTATGCCAAAGGCATCACATCCGCTTTTTTGAAGTGTACGAATAATTTTTTCCGCATCCTGGGTCATGATCTCGGAAAGCTGACCATTCAGACGCTGTACATTAGTCTTATCTTGAAGATGGTCTCGTGCATATTCAACAACATTAACAGGCAGTTTCAAGTTGAGATTCACATCAATTTGGCCATCTCGCTGAACTTTCACTGCAAGGTGGCGTTTGACGCTCTGCGTAATGGCCTGATACGTAATAAAGTTTTGCACATCACTGGCAGGCCCTGGATGTACCTTTTTTACGAAGGTAGCTGTCTTTTTCCATTTTCCAGTCATCAGGACGTATAAAGGACCTTGTTTGGTGCTTAGGTTTCCTGTGAACTTTTGTCCGTGAAATAAGGCAATTCCACGCGCTATAATATCTTCTCCTTCTTTGGCAAGATAGGGAAGTGCGAAATCTTGACCCGGATCAAGCATTGGGGGAAGCAATGTCTCCAACGTCATTTCAGGGAAAACACATATGTTTTCGAGGCTTCTGATTTTTTTGGTTATAAATTCACCAATTAAAAGGCTGCTTATGCTTTGTTGTTCTAGGATATCTCCAGCCAGCCCGTCTACAACAGCAATCTTGACATGGGAAGTTGGATAGTCAGGCTCCCGGTACAGCACATCCAAAAAAGAGTATAAATCTTTTCGAGCCACGCTTTCACCATACAAGATAATTCCATATTTGAAAAAGCGGATATCCCCGGTTACTTTGGCCCGGATTTTGTCTGTACTCTGCCGGACGGAATTTCCGGTGCTTGAATGAATTTCATTGGTGCTTTTGCCTTGATTGCTTTGAGAGTCATCTACAATTTCCAGCGTTTGCTTCAGCATACCTTCAGGAGTGAGATCATAAGCCGATGCATTTGCCAATCTGGCATCCCTCAAGCTGTCCTGATCCCAACAGCCCGTTGTAAAAATGAGTAGAGCCAGCATTCCAAGCGCTCTGCTCCTTTTTTTCATGTTTCGGCTTCCTCCTTTTTTTTGAAAACATAAGATAGGATCAACAGCAGAAAAGGGAGCACAATCAGGAAAAAATAAGCGGAACTATTCGCTAGGGAACCAATGAACTCGAAATCTTCTCTTCGTTGGGGCAAATAAGCAATTATGCATGAGGCGAGCACAACAAAGGGAACTGCTTTTTTGTGACTTTTTTGCTTGAGTAGGTAGCTTATTCCGTAAGACGCAGCATAATAGTAGGCGCTTATGGCACCAAAGATCGAAATGAGCCAAATCGGCAGGAAAATAAAATCGACCCGATCCATCGTTCCCAGCGGAATAGACCTGAGCAAATAAATGATCGGCTCGGGCATTAAATCAAGCTGCTGGGGGCTAAATGCAGTCTGACAGGTGAATACCGTAAAACAATACAACAAGACCACGGTCACGTTAGCTGCCAGAATTGTCTTGAGCTTGCCCACACTTTTGCCCTCTATCATAGGGAAGACGACGAGAATAAACTCAAAACCAAACATCGCCATCAGTGTTTCTTTTGAACCGACAATAATACGGGACCATCCCGCCTCAGTTAGTGGCAACAAATAAAGTGGGTTGGATTGCTTTATGCCATAGCTGATTAATAGTATCATTGGCAAAATCAGAAATGAGATTAACACAAGCACCCGTGTAATTGTTCTCAAATTTTCCCGAACCAGATAGATGCTACTGAACAAAAACAGTGCCAGTATAGCCCAACGGGGAGTAAACTGCAGCATCCAGCGGTTAATAACGTCATAAGCATTCACAAGCACCGAGGTCCCCATAAGCAGATAGAAAGCAATGTAAGTGGCAGTCAGTATTTTGCCAATCCAGGATCCGGTAAGCTGGGTTAATATCTGATATATAGAGGAAGAGGGGAATCGCCTTAACAAGAGCCAGCACAGCAAAATGATAAGCTGGGTCAGAAAGCCGCCAATAAGGACAGATATCAAGCCCCCTCCTTTGGATGAAAGGTGCATTTGATAGGGAAGTGATAAAATGTCTACGCCAATCTCAAACTTGATGATCAAAAAAAACAGTTGATTCCGTGTAATAGTACTTTCTTTATTCACGTCGTTTCCAGCTCCTAGAGTTGTTCTGTTGCTTCAATTTTTGGGCTTTAGAATCATGGGGCCGCTGATGGAGTGTCCATATGGGAAAACGGATAAAAACATCCTTCATATCGCCAAGCCGAAAAGGTGCAAGAGGAGCAAAATAGGGCGTACCAAACGTCTCCAGCTTACAAAGGTGGATGGTGAGAATAAGCAAACCAAAAGCAATGCCGATATATCCGAACAAGGCCGCTGCAATCATCATTGGAAAGCGGAGAATACGGACAGCTGAGCTCATTTCATGAGAGGGTACCAAAAAAGAAGAAATTGCTGTTAACGAGACGACGATAATCATCGTATATGACACGAGGCCTGCCCGAACGATAGCATCCCCGATGACCAAACCGCCAACGATACCAATGGTTTGACCGACCCGACTGGGGAGGCGGACCCCGGCTTCCCGCAGCACCTCAAAGATCAATTCAAGCAGCATGGCCTCGATAATAGCTGGAAAGGGAATGTTCCCCAGTGATTTTTTGATGGTGTGTGCCAGTTCTAATGGCAAAATAGCAGAATGAAAAGCTATCGTTGCAATGTAAACGGCAGGCAGCGTAAAAGCGATCAGAAAGCTAACCATCCGAATCATTCTTAGAAATGAACTGATAATCCAACGGCCATGATAA
This DNA window, taken from Paenibacillus kribbensis, encodes the following:
- a CDS encoding GerAB/ArcD/ProY family transporter; protein product: MNKESTITRNQLFFLIIKFEIGVDILSLPYQMHLSSKGGGLISVLIGGFLTQLIILLCWLLLRRFPSSSIYQILTQLTGSWIGKILTATYIAFYLLMGTSVLVNAYDVINRWMLQFTPRWAILALFLFSSIYLVRENLRTITRVLVLISFLILPMILLISYGIKQSNPLYLLPLTEAGWSRIIVGSKETLMAMFGFEFILVVFPMIEGKSVGKLKTILAANVTVVLLYCFTVFTCQTAFSPQQLDLMPEPIIYLLRSIPLGTMDRVDFIFLPIWLISIFGAISAYYYAASYGISYLLKQKSHKKAVPFVVLASCIIAYLPQRREDFEFIGSLANSSAYFFLIVLPFLLLILSYVFKKKEEAET